Genomic segment of Hydra vulgaris chromosome 11, alternate assembly HydraT2T_AEP:
GTATGGAAATGGTTTAATTACAATGCGTCATCCGACAAATCAGTATGTTTAGTCTTACTAGATGATGAAAAAGTATGCAATACAACTTTACGATTTGTTGTTTGGAACCCAACAAATCGTAAAGTTTGTTTATCTGTTTAaggaattgtttttattttgaaacaaacgactcattttatcattttagagtAAATATTCAATAACAAATATTGTATATGTTATTAACCTACCTATAAATATAGCTTATTTATAGATAAGTTGATAAaaagatagataaataaaatatacatatacaaataaaaaattatacaaacttgTTTACCTTTTCCTTGCTTCATTTAGCGAGAAAAATAAGTCTTTAGACGTTGAGCTGAAAGAGATGgatttaaataaatggaaaaacGGTGATAAGAGAAAAGCAGTGGATGAAGGTGGTCCCACTCTAATAGAATCGTCCTCAAATCAGAACCTGACgttattttaatgcattaatcGTAGGAATACCCTATGGCCTACTAATTCACATGATCATAAAGTTCAACTAAACTCCCTTATTCAAATGATAATCACAACATGTAATCTGGTAACATTGTTGGGTAATGcaagttttagaaaatttgttaataccttaaattctaaattttcaatGCCTACTTCTGCCAAAATTACTAGCCCACATGATAAAAAACTTGCTGTTTTAACGAGAAAATTTCGTGACCTCATATCTGAAGGCAGGCGCTTCACAATATACCTTGATGGCTGGACTTAAAAATTTCTCACTGCGTCCTTTTTAGGAATTTcggtttctttttttcattgcaAATCCGAAAGACCAATACATACTCTGCCTAATTTGTATCTTGCGAAACATCCACATATAGGTTAACCAAGTAGCTGATTCTTCTGAAAAATGCCTAAAGTATTGGAGTATTTcccgaaaaaaaaatattgctttttattttggaCAATAGAGTAAATATATTCAAAGGCATAGTGTTGTCGAGAATGAAAGCTCAAGCTGAAcgttatatacttatttaattagaaaatgAAGCTAATGAAGAGCAGATAACAGATCCGGAAGATCATGAGAACATGACAAGTAGTGAAGACTTGATAGTTGAAAACGTAGCATTTAGAAGATTGGGATGGCTTGCACATGTTATACAGCTTGTTTTAAAACGTGCATATGATGGTAAATATCATGGCTTACTTTTGAAGGTACGTGGATTAGTGGGGAAAAATCGCAAATCTTCTGtgacatttgaaaaaattattaacaaacaatGTAGTATGACTATGATCAGCGACTGTTCTACAAGATGGAACAGCACTTACATTATATTAGTTTGGAGATTTCTGGAAATAAAGACATCTATTAACGAAGTGCTTGGTGACTTTAACATTGATTCACTTGCAAATAGTGAATGGATTATGCTTCAGGATTTTGTCAATCTTTTAGAACTTTTTGCCAACAAAACTAATAATTCATGCATTAACAAAATGGAAGTTTTTAGCGGCAAAACAACAAGTAGATAAAATAAAGCTAGAAGATAAGGAAGCACGGAATGaactcaacaaatattttattgaaataagcaACAGCTCTATGtgccaaaatgctttaaatttgTGAAAGATGAGGCGTGTCGTTTACCCACATATTGCACCATTAGCCGAAAACCTCATTGCACCTTCTTCAGCTCAAGCATATATTGAAAGACATTGGCTTCATCGTCAATCTTTGGCGTGCTCAAAAATGGACGGAGAAATCGGATGTTAGCGTCATTGGAAATGCGAGTcttcttaaaactaaattctcatcTAGTCTAGATGATAATCATATAATCACTAcgtcatttatttgaaaaaatatatgaataattattaaagttattactttttattgttaccAGATTtgatgagctttttttttttttaattatacctaTTACCCAGTCGGCATTTGATtctaaaaagacgtcttttgaacgttttgaatGTCAAAATAGAGCCCTAAGGCAGGTTGTTGTtgtgtcttttattttttatttcttttttatgttggaTGGAGAGCGGGGGAGAGTGAGCTCTGAGCCCCTAGCCACGGCACTGGGTGTATAGTGATACATTTAATTAACTCGAAGCAGTCCTACTTCTTTTAATTGTAGAtgcttatattatttatgaattatattactttaatttagatgaaataaaaaatttatacgacaAACGAAAAttgaaccaaataaaaattagaaataaaattattttaacatgaactgaataaaaaatagtaCTAAAGACTAAACTgaatataaactaaaactagAATTATTTTCCGAACGAAAATATCACTGCTTTAAAGTATCATTAACTTTTATCATTAGTTTCATGTTTTCAACTTTTGATTGCACTATGTGTTTTGGGGTggccaaaatacaaaaaaaatttgtctcagatttttgaaaactaaattccTACTGCTTTAAAATACTCAGATTAaggaaaatacaaaatatttttactctgGTGGTAGTAATCCCAGAGATAGTGACCATAAAAGTCAAAAATGGTTGCcaaatttaagttttcataaaaaattatgtttttgtttttcttgcagTGTTtcgtgaataatttttttcccgctcatttgtttatatattaaagagtATCAAATTATATACGTCTTAAGATGCTCGTCTTAAGAAAACTTGGTACAAAAGTTAAATGGAATTGAATCAAATTACTAAAGATTTTGGAGAGATTCATCAagaaacacaatttttttttgaaaagaaacacaaaaaattgttaaatcaaAAGTTTGAAATAGATTTTTCGTCATTGGAGTTGgcacaaaatataaaagaccgaccaaaaaaagattttgatgatATGAGTAAGAGAAGTAAACGTCGGATAATTGCAGGAGAgctttcaaattcaaattttgattcaaTTGAAAAATCATTGCTTATAGCCCGTAGAAAAGTATATAaccaaaaagatttttctttattcaatgTGTTAACACATGTcataaaaatcttaaagattCACATCATATGTTTGTTTAGTTGACAAATGACAACGATAAAATGACAGCTGAAAAAGCGGCTGCAATAATAATTGACGTAGATCTTAGCGTATCTGGCTATAAACGAATCCAACACGCATCTAAAATAAGATATCTATCTCATTCAACAGTTGAAAAAGCACTTAAGTTGTGTGGTCCACAGGATAATCACTTGGAAGTCAGTGGTTTAAAAGTCAAAGTAGATTTACAATCACTTATGAATCATACCGCTGAAAGAGATGTAAAAATGAGGCAAAAAGAAATAATGGATTATTTGGATATCAGTAACAAACTAAGTGAAAATATGTTGCTTTTAAACAGTCGGGGTATGGATGGATCTACTGGGCAGGTATTGTATAACCAAGCGTTTTCCGAGTCTGTTGACAGTCAAGATTCAAGCATATTTGCAGTTGTAACAACACCTTTAAGGCTTAGTgtgtcaaattcaaaaaatgactttttatgGACCAACTTTATCCCAGCCGGCATCtctacgttgtttcaacgttgaaaattGGTTGAAGCGTTGTCTAAACGTTGTTTAACTATGTATTAACGTTAAAACAACCTTACAATTTAAACGTTGTTTATTTAACGTTGTTTCAacgataaatcaacgttgacaaaaaaacttatttataaaaaagccgTCCGTTGAATTGGTCCGTaaagtaaaaatagttaaagcgaaaaagtaataaagcaatattttagtataatgtGCAAAACAGAGGTGTTTATGtgtgaaattttgaattttaaattttcaaaaacgttttatttagtATTCAAATTTCTACTTGTTCTTACGACAAAAGAAATTAATGTCTTATTTAAGAAGCTGGCGAAAATGCCACTCTAATGCTCTAGCTCTAGCAGAACCATCTTCTAGTAGTGAAAAAGAGAAAgtcgaaaaaaataattacaattcaaaatttacacaaaatatCAGTTAAGTAGAAGAAGACAAAAATTCGGAAAGCGATTATGAAAGTGACGAATTTCTTTATGGTTATTTGTCTCAAAGTGATAATGATACTGTGTTTTTTtcagaagaaattgaaaaaaacgaTGTTTCTTTTAATCATAAACTTGCGAAATGGTAGTAGAGCACTGCTGTTCACGTGAATAAGTAAACGAGCTGTTAGCTATACTGATAGCAGAAGCCTTATGCTATCTGCAGAAACAGTTTTTTGTATACCAGTCTCAAGACCAAAATAACAGTATTGACCACCACACTTGCTTTCGACAGTAACTATTATGGAGCCTGAAGCAAAGTTATTTTACCTTTCAGTGAGGAtaagaaaaaaggaaacaaagtaCCAAAATTAGATAAAGTTGATAAGTTCTTGATGGTTGAAGGTCATtgttattaattacttttttttttttttttttttttttgttcttttatcttTACAATATTGTGATTCTATCTATATAACTGAtacaaatttacaatttttataaaatatatgatggtaggagaaaaaataaaatctcacaACTTTATAGAATACAAAGAATATAACTGCAGggtatcattattattaaaagaacgcgggaaacttgcagaagaccagatggtcttgtcatcaagaaaccgcttgtatgttattaattatttttgagtgaatttttgtttaatcttATTAGGTTTGTAAAAATGTTCAACAAAAGTTGTTTtgtgaaactattttaaattatagagTTTCAAAAGAGAGTGTTATATTTTCTTACTGATATAAGAAATCCCAAAACACAGTGACAAAGCCTGATTATAATAGTGAATTTATAAGccaaataagttttattttgtcgGTAGCTAAATTTGTTGAAGTGGACAAGATATTagatgacaaaaaaagaaaatcatcaaGAGTGagttttaataagtattttattaaatagttatatcatttagtttcagaactttttttaattttatgtctaCAGCTTTAtgtcaaaacatataaaaacttataactgCATATATTAGAACAATGGCTTCTTGTTTGGAAGTATAGTTTAAGGGCAATTAATGTTAAATGTCTACagtttcattttcattaaaatgattataatacATTATGAAGGACACTGTGGACCAGAGATGAGTTTAGGTTTGATGGAGTGTGGCCTGGGATTTTTTCACTGATAagttattgttatcattatagtaaaaagatttaatcatagttaaaattagttttacttGCTAAGACAATAAAATTGTCAAAtcgattttcaaataaaatgtgCAAATGAGTAAGTAAAGTTATACTGATTACCGAGTTTTACGTAGAAGACCTCTTTAATTTGCCGTATAatcatttaaactaaaatttaaacttgctTTAAATGTTACTGTTGCGTATTATACTAGCATAGTATACTAGACTACAAATTTGACTTTTTCAATAAGCTAAAAAATCAAAGAGCGCTTCTCCGTTAATGAAAATTGTCTGGATGTTACTCTTAGCAATAAGtaataatacttattaaataaaagtatcaaatatattatgtCTGGAAACAGTTTCTTACGTAATTTGGTTTGTGCAGTGTGTTGGGTTGAAAAAAGATGTATCTAAGATGTCGCTATCTGAAGTCACCAATCGAATACAAGATATTATCAAACTCTACATATATGAtggttatgataaaaatattatgagtTTTCCTAATGTCATATGTGGTAGTTGTAAACGAAATTTATACCTTCTTAAGAGCGGCCATACTTCTTGGGGATCATGGGGACTTCAAGTTGctaaggtatttttttatactaatactaattatatattataatacatataattattatattataatacatataataaattataatacatataatttatatgtatactatttcaattttatgtaaaaaagttatatttgtgtgtgtggaTGTACTATATTGGTGTTCATTTATTCCTGTTTATGCAATTGTTAGCAATAAATTTCAACAAtccattatttataatatatatttagacatatattttaatatataagataACTAAAGCAAATTATTACAAACAAATCTCtttgtatatttattgttaagttGTAGtagaattttgttaatttatagtCTGAAATGCTTTAGATTGATTGGGCCAACAAAAGGCGATCTTCTGATCCATGTTTGGGTGTCACTATTCCAACATTTAGTGAACCAAAAGTAGCTGAAAACGTATGCATTATTTGTTTTCTTGTTACTGGACGAGGCATTTCTCATCAGTGTACCCAAGCTACTGCTGTAGACAACTTAATTGGTCACTGTTTACAATTAGGAGAATATGCAGAACAAATAGCCAgtgctttaattaaaaaaaagatggagAGAAAAGGTATAGAAAATaggacattttttaaactaaaaacacGAGGAACACCTATCTCTATTAGAGTTGGAGCTCCCAATTTAAAGAGTAACAGAAGCAGTAAACAACTTTCTCTTCAAACAGTCATGGAACTGCAAGTCTCTCTTGAACTTTCTGATAATGCAACTAAAAAACTTTGTTCTACAATTAGACCTGGGTTAAATAGAAGAGACTCTGTGGAAGGAAATATAGTTCAAAAACTAGATAATCTTAAGGAACAACTAGATGAATTTTATAGCGTAGAACAAATTGAATTTGTTTCTAACCAGAATGAAGCTATCATAATAGATTTagtatatcttaaaaaaacctCTGATTTAATCCTGCATATTATCAAAGAAAGAGGTTTAGATCCATGTGTAGGTTTTGTACGAGTCTCTTTAGATGGTGGAGGAGGCTTCCTTAAAGTTGTTGTGAATGTTTTTGAAGAACAagaatctgaaaataaatttatgaatagtGGCGTTCAAAAAGTTCTTATTATAGCGATTGTTGAAGATATTcctaaaaatatgaaaacctTAGATTAGTGCTTGAGAAACTTAATCTTGAGGATGCAAACTATTATATTGCTTTTGATCTTAAATGTGCCAATGTATTATTTGGTCTTTCATCGCACGCAGGTAAAAAAGCTTGTTTATGGTGTAGTGGCAAATGTACGCTTGATATAGGAACTCTTAAAACTATTGACAATCTTGATTCCTGTTATGaagcatatattaaaaatggatCTATCAGATCGTCCATGAAGGAATTTTATAACATTGTGAACAAACGCCTAATATATCTTAACactgataaaaatacttttctagAAAATTTAGTTCCTCCACCTGAGCTGCATCTTCTCATTGGAGCAGTAGATAAAATAACTGGGTTTCTTTTAACTGAGTGGGATGGTTTTGAGTTGTGGTTGAAAAAACACTATATAATTGAAAGAGGATATCATGGAGTTGGTTGGGATGGtaataatggaaataaaattttaaaattgattgatGAACTTCAACATGAAGTGCAACTTAAAGTACCTTATCTACTTCCTGTAATCCAAAGCTTAAGAGCTTTTAAATCTGTAAAAGAAGCTTGTTTTGGAAGAAATCTCGATCCTGACTCAGAACACAAAATAGCGTTGTTTAAAGATGCTTTTTTATGCCTACAAGAGACAGCTTCTTCACTCGGAAAGACACTATCAGTGTCATGGAAAATCCATATTATATGCTGCCATGTTTTTCCTTTTGTAAAGCACGCAGGATGCGGCTTGTCAAAGTATGCAGAACAGTGTGGTGAGGCGATTCATGCAAAGTTTAAGCATACGTGGCAAAGATATAAACGTAATATAGATCATAAAGATTATGGAGATAGATTAAAAACTGCTGTTGTTGATTTTGGAATTAAAAGATGATAatattttggagttatagaaATTATgctttgtaaaatttttcaattttattatattgcaaaaataaagcTGCCTTAGAAAATGTTGTGGGATTGGAGCAAAGGGACAAATATAACCCACAATTTTAGATATCCGATGCCCACCTGTGTTAAATaggttttcaataaaaacttttttactgacataaactaaatcaaaattaatcaatagatttcaaatttcatcaaCAAATACTTTGGCATTCAAGAGTTGTAGCCATGTAAAATTAACAACCCCCTCATTTTTGTTGTTGGGGGAGGGGGTTCATAGTTTTGTGATTTTTTCACTCTTAGCAAGTGAgactaattttaaatatgattaaatCATGTTAATATAATGAAATCAATActtaatcagtaaaaaaatcCCAGGTGACACTCCATCAAACCTAATATGCCTTCTCAGCCACAGTGGCGAGGATAGGCAATTTTTACAACCAGATGCTATTCCTGGTGTTAACTTGTTATTCAGATCAGgactgattatttttttcttgttatactAACAGAAGTTTACCAGACTATATGGTGTTatgaaaggtatacctttataagatgaataaaacttttttatttttatttacagcttcttctattgAATACGATGaagcgactgaaactttaattaatgGCATTTTGTCTGACTTCTTAAAATAAGCTCCATTTCAAAAAGGTGGCAGAAAAGAAAGGAAGTTAGATtgattgttataaatatttacatatatttcaataaagaaatgttttcttgttgtttactaatattttgttttcagtgttaattcaacattaccaAAGAAAATTTCAGTTATGGAAACGtagaattgagttgatgttttaagaaaaataagaaaagcttaactgatataatatttttatttttaataaaaacaaaaatactaatgatgtggtattaaaaatttgtattgatattaatgtttattagatgaagatgtgtaaaaaataagttacaagttattatttggtctttaaaattgtttgaatgataatttattatttattgagatgttttctttttttagtttttgttgcttttatattatcaatcaaACTAAGTTAttgttgtgttattttttataataaactatatattatattttatattaataatgaatattacctatttttgttcaatattcTGTATTACTCTTATGtagttaattatgttttagcaacctgggattctttcattattttcctTTGATGCCTTGagttatttaaacataatatattcagaactaTGCAGattaatagaataataaatatattcataaaaatgaatttaaaatataataaatttataaaataaagaaaaacttatcTTTGCtaataatgtctactaatattattgtttagcaagtatcatggttttaaaatgtcaaGATTTAGCTAGTTTAACTAGTCCTGTTAGTACatttatattatggtttcttcgTTTTTGTATTAGttcatataatattttcaaaatcaaatatgtggaaaggagctgtttggaatgaatATTTACAAGGAGAAGAAGGTGTAATTCCATCTAATgggatttataataaaactgtttattggtctccaggtaccaaagcattgactaCACTAAAATGCtgagaagaattggcttaagtttcctcaaattaaaactaaattctcttcaggtattacatctatatattacaattattattttttaaataattttgttaggaagagttattttgttgatacaaagtatataaatattcatataacTATTCATATAACTATTACAATGCCTCAGAAAGCAAACAGGattgtgaaaattttgaatttacatattctgatgaatatttatatactttgtatcaacaaaataactcttcctaacaaaattatttaaaaaataataattgtaatatatagatgtaatacctgaagagaatttagttttaatttgaggaaacttaagccaattcttctcaGCATTTTAGTGtagtcaatgctttggtacctggagaccaataaacagttttattataaatcccATTAGATGGAATTACACCTTCTTCTCCTTGTAAATattcattccaaacagctcctttccacatatttgattttgaaaatattatatgaaCTAATACAAAAAcgaagaaaccataatataaatGTACTAACAGGACTAGTTAAACTAGCTAAATCttgacattttaaaaccatgatacttgctaaacaataatattagtagacattattaGCAAAgataagtttttctttattttataaatttattatattttaaattcatttttatgaatatatttattattctattaatCTGCAtagttctgaatatattatgtttaaataactCAAGGCATCAAaggaaaataatgaaagaatcccaggttgctaaaacataattaactaCATAAGAGTAATACAgaatattgaacaaaaataggtaatattcattattaatataaaatataatataaagtttattataaaaaataacacaacaaTAACTTAGTttgattgataatataaaagcaacaaaaactaaaaaagaaaacatctcaataaataataaattatcattcaaacaattttaaagaccaaataataacttgtaacttattttttacacatCTTCATCTAATAAGCATTAATACTAATACCGATTTTTAATACcacatcattattatttttgtttttattgaaaataaaaatattataagttaagcttttcttattttacttgaaacatcaactcaattctacgttttttcactgaaattttttttttggtaatgttgaattaacactgaaaacataatattagtagacaacaagaaaatatttctttattgaaatatatgtaaatatttataacaatcaATCTAATATCGtttcttttccgccaccttttcgaaatgGAGCGTATTTTAAGAAGTcagacaaaatgccatcaattaaaggTTTAGTTGCTTCATCGTATTCAatagaagctgtaaataaaaataaaaatgttttatatatctTACAAAGGTATACCTTTCATAGCACCATATAGTCTGGTAAACTTCTGTTagtataacaagaaaaaaataatcagtcCTGATCTGAATAACAAGTTAACACCAGGAATAGCATCTAGTTGTAAGAATTGCCTAACCTCACTCATAATGTATTATAATcatattaatgaaaatgaaactGTAGACATTTAACATTAATTGCCCTTGAACCATTGAAATTATACTACCAAATAAGAAGCCATTGTTCTAATATATAcagttataagtttttataagttttgacATAAAGTTGTAgacataaagttaataaaagttttgaaactaaataatataactatttaataaaatacttattaaatcTCACTCCTGGTGATTGTGTTTTTTTCGTCATCTAATATCTTGTCCACTTCAACAAATTTAGCTACcgacaaaataaaacttatttggCTTATAAATTCACTATTATAACCAGGCTTTGTCACTGTGTTTTGGGATTTCTTATATCTGTAAGAAAATATAACACTCTCTTTTGAAActctataatttaaaatagtttcaccAAACAAGTTTTGTTGAACATTTTTTCTCATAAAGAAATTCTTCACTTTTATAATCGCTTTCCGAATTTTTGTCTTCTTCTACTTAACTGatattttgtgtaaattttgaATTGTCATTACTTTTTTCGACTTTCTTTTCTTCACTACTAGAAGATGATTCTGCCAGAGCTAGAACATTAGAGTGGCATTTTCGCCAATTTCTTAAATAAgccattaatttattttgtcgTAAGAACAAGTAGAAATTTGAATactaaataaaacgtttttgaaaattcaaaatttcaaacataaacacCCTCTGTTTTGCACTATACTAAATTATATTACTAtgctaaattatatatacattatactaaaatattgctttatttcttttttgctttaactCTTTTTACTTTAGGCGCCAATTTAACTGacagattttattttaagttttttgtcaacgttgatttatcgtTGAAACAACGTTAAGTAAACAACGTTTAAATCGTAACGTTTTTTTAGCGTTGagacatagttgaacaacgttgaaacaacgcttcaaccaaatttcaacgttgaaacaacgtggAGATGCTGGCTGGGAagttcaacgttatttcaacgttatttgccggctgggatGCCTCATAGTGTAAGATTTTGTAGGCCAATTGAACTTCATTTCATCAAAGAAACTGTCGTAGTCGTTTTAggaaaaaaatgtcaaatagaAAATGATATTTTGGATTTGCATTCAGTGAATATTGAATTGGTTAATggaaagtttgttattattgatttcaattttattttgtgtaggATTAATGGAAAGGTTTTAGCAATTATAACAAACACATCGTCAACGCAGTGCTGTTGTATTTGCGGAGCTACACCAAATGCAATGACTT
This window contains:
- the LOC136087174 gene encoding uncharacterized protein LOC136087174; translated protein: MSLSEVTNRIQDIIKLYIYDGYDKNIMSFPNVICGSCKRNLYLLKSGHTSWGSWGLQVAKIDWANKRRSSDPCLGVTIPTFSEPKVAENVCIICFLVTGRGISHQCTQATAVDNLIGHCLQLGEYAEQIASALIKKKMERKGIENRTFFKLKTRGTPISIRVGAPNLKSNRSSKQLSLQTVMELQVSLELSDNATKKLCSTIRPGLNRRDSVEGNIVQKLDNLKEQLDEFYSVEQIEFVSNQNEAIIIDLVYLKKTSDLILHIIKERGLDPCVGFVRVSLDGGGGFLKVVVNVFEEQESENKFMNSGVQKVLIIAIVEDIPKNMKTLD